The following coding sequences are from one Brienomyrus brachyistius isolate T26 chromosome 2, BBRACH_0.4, whole genome shotgun sequence window:
- the LOC125715675 gene encoding coiled-coil domain-containing protein 106-like has product MRKGLNVIQTLTQVKLYGIAPSLDVYTNWDNCKDIQDPPELHVGFRSGITVIKIQAMSLDHEDDGVAPTAPLSIASRQSTNLSKMDEKRKATRCGRKITTQSKYSSGEYVVSARKNVQTESTANSLKRLQPAIQQTSETGGAPTLQIALDKAKLTIEMQKQKILHLQEKVDSLTDDKHFLRARLEDALLRHEAVMSPAQTLSASSSNTAASKEKVSSDESSDSSESSDSSDSEPRTKKKKKDKKQRNKKKSKKLRVDFRRVKNPEDSIKRYHKVLHLVNGGFTKAEAYNKMNVDRNTIVMQAPIAELAVANPEEYKALRATFKMGESIQKFSDVCLARCLDQPNVDMIKKLKESSALLDISKK; this is encoded by the exons ATGCGCAAGGGCTTAAACGTAATACAAACATTAACCCAAGTAAAACTTTATGGTATTGCACCATCTTTGGATGTGTATACAAACTGGGATAACTGTAAAGATATCCAAGACCCACCAGAGCTTCACGTAGGGTTTAGAAGTGGAATTACAGTAATAAAAATCCAAGCTATGTCATTAGACCACGAAGACGATGGGGTGGCGCCAACCGCACCATTAAGCATAGCTTCGCGCCAATCAACAAATTTGAGCAAGATGGATGAGAAGAGAAAGGCAACGCGTTGTGGGAGGAAAATTACCACACAGAGCAAGTACAGCTCAGGTGAATATG TTGTATCTGCACGCAAGAATGTTCAGACTGAAAGTACAGCTAATTCGTTAAAAA GACTTCAGCCTGCAATACAGCAAACCAGTGAAACAGGAG GTGCGCCCACTTTGCAGATTGCTCTTGACAAAGCAAAACTAACAATAGAGATGCAAAAGCAGAAGATTCTTCATCTTCAGGAAAAAGTTGACTCCCTGACAGATGACAAACATTTTCTCAGAGCAAGATTGGAAGATG CACTTCTGAGGCATGAAGCCGTAATGTCTCCTGCACAGACACTGTCTGCATCTTCATCCAATACTGCTGCATCCAAGGAGAAGGTGTCCAGTGATGAATCTTCTGATTCCTCAGAATCTTCAGATTCATCAGATTCCGAACCAAGaacaaagaagaagaaaaaggataaaaaacaaagaaacaagaaaaaatCCAAGAAACTGAGGGTTGATTTTAGGAGAG TAAAAAACCCTGAAGACTCCATCAAACGCTACCACAAAGTGTTACACCTGGTAAATGGTGGCTTCACTAAAGCTGAAGCGTACAACAAAATGAATGTTGACAGAAACACAATTGTCATGCAAGCCCCCATTGCTGAGTTGGCAGTTGCAAATCCTGAAGAATACAAAGCACTGAGAGCCACTTTTAAAATGGGAGAAAGCATCCAAAAATTTTCTGATGTCTGTCTTGCAAGGTGCCTGGATCAGCCTAATGTAGACATGATAAAAAAATTGAAAGAGAGCAGTGCCCTTCTTGATATATCAAAGAAGTGA
- the LOC125715682 gene encoding uncharacterized protein LOC125715682 encodes MLHSKLLLFAIQKPTTNRKRKLIKWLQRKKLLARRVKCSRCGHNMTMERNRRHVDGFHWMCRHKSHRGKKTSRSVRVGSLFEKSKLSLSSWLMFIYRFTQGLRIRQIDMMQDGIAKSSKTLSKMARIMRNVCHCAMKRFRRRHGQMIGSALEFAVLDESNFRHKRKYGRGRASTTWRRKKWVFGILGVRNKHRHPILRLVKRRSRTHLVPIVVKHVRPGTTIISDEWRAYRGALASMGYRHFTVNHSQWFVDPHSGAHSQHIERAWLTYKTNVWRLRGNRTEKMLKEHLSLIEWTHWLGEKHKQGPLGRIIKDICHQFLV; translated from the exons ATGTTGCATTCAAAATTGCTGCTTTTTGCGATTCAGAAACCCACGACTAACAGGAAACGCAAGCTCATTAAATGGCTTCAACGTAAAAAGTTACTAGCAAGGAGAGTAAAGTGTTCAAGATGTGGCCATAATATGACAATGGAGAGAAATAGAAGACATGTCGACGGTTTTCATTG GATGTGCAGACATAAAAGTCATCGAGGCAAGAAAACCAGCCGATCAGTGCGAGTCGGGTCTCTCTTTGAGAAATCAAAACTCAGCTTGTCATCTTGGCTAATGTTCATTTACAG GTTCACTCAGGGGTTACGGATCAGACAAATTGATATGATGCAAGATGGCATTGCAAAAAGCTCCAAAACACTCTCTAAGATGGCTCGTATCATGAGGAATGTTTGCCACTGTGCTATGAAACGATTCAGAAGAAGACATGGACAGATGATTGGAAGTGCTCTGGAATTTGCCGTTCTTGATGAAAGTAACTTTCGTCATAAAAGAAAG TATGGACGAGGGAGAGCATCAACAACATGGAGGCGAAAGAAATGGGTGTTTGGCATTCTAGGTGTGAGGAATAAACACAGACACCCAATCTTGCGGCTTGTGAAAAGAAGATCAAGAACACACCTCGTCCCCATAGTTGTGAAACATGTGCGTCCAGGCACTACCATTATTTCAGATGAGTGGAGAGCCTACCGGGGTGCTTTGGCCAGCATGGGCTACAGACATTTCACAGTAAACCATTCCCAGTGGTTTGTAGACCCACACAGTGGAGCTCACTCACAACACATTGAAAGAGCGTGGCTGACATACAAAACGAACGTATGGAGACTAAGAGGAAATAGGACAGAGAAGATGCTAAAAGAACACCTCTCACTCATAGAGTGGACTCACTGGCTTGGGGAAAAACATAAGCAGGGACCACTTGGGCGCATAATAAAAGACATATGCCATCAATTTCTTGTTTAG